Part of the Bombyx mori chromosome 19, ASM3026992v2 genome is shown below.
TATAGTGGCGGCTGAAAGCCAGATCAATGAAAATTTTTCCCGTTTTGCCTAATAACATCGTTATCTAAAAATTATTGATCCCTAGATACTAGTTCAGGCTATATAGCGTACATGATAATGGACTAGATAAAGGTATTTCATTCAAATATGAAACTACTTAATGAAATCGATGAGTAGGTAACTGTGTTAATTGGTATGCAAAAATTTACTTTTGCTGCGTTGTTTCGTTTATAAATATGCATAACActggtttttttgtgtatttatagtatgactagcggcccgctccggctccgctcgggtccttaacaaaaatttcaacgatatttgacgtattatttttttaaatgaaagaacacttattgtggcgtaactataataaatagtaagacatatgctgtcgcgacactttttctaaaaaataatgtgttcttcaaagtcgtggtacattattttattctatcatcaatagttttcgcagggcacgcgatgtaaagaatattttaggtaatttttttacaccttggcttACAtgattggagttttagtaaggatctctaattaaaaaaaaaagaagaaaatagcctatgtcattcggggatagtgtagcttccaaacagtgaaataatttttcaaatcggtttagtagtttcggagcctattcaatataaacaaacaaacaaatctttcctctttataatattagtatagagtatagaagtataggtATACCATTTATCATCAAATATATCatactatattatatagatatatagcaTAATATTTATCTACAGTATACACTATAAACACATATACTACCACTACCTACCTACTAGCTACCACTGCCACgcacccgttttttttttctatcttaaATATATCATTAAAAGAATTAGGACGCTTCTAAAATTACGAAAACTGAAACCAGAAAAGTAGGTCGTAAGttggatttgaaaaaaaaaagaattctatGGATTTGGAACTTATAGTTCGATTTGCAGTTTtcactttatttattgctaCAGTAGGCATACAAGCACACCTTAATATGAGTGGTcaccatggacgtcagcaacgccaggtATACAGACAAGCCGTTAATTATCACTGTGGATTCTTTTCATACCTCATTGGTAAAAAGACATGCCATGGTGCTCAGGAGACAGTGTGGGGGAGAGTTAATTTCAAACCTCTAGTGGTAAAAAGATCTATGAAGATGCGCTGTTATTGAGCACTTGGGTACTAGATAGTATGAGTGAATTCGGGTGGTGACTGACAGTACGATGGTTAAAATGACAGGATCGTTTCAACATTTCATTTGGAGTAATCTCCCGATACTAAATACAGAGCGAACCGAAGTCCCTTCCCTATCATTAGacgtaatataatttaaattgcaGCTTTAagtttaattgtaataaatgtgctgcgttatttttatttatttattgcgtagatgggttgacgagctcacagcccacctggtgttaaatggttactggagcccatagacatctacaacgtaaatgcgccacccaccttgagataaacgttctaaggtctcggtatagttacaacggctgccctacccttcatgtcgaaacgcattagtgcttcacggcaaaaataggcggggtggtggtacctacccgtgcggactcacaagaggtcctatcaccagtataaatatatatacactgtTATCTTTAATTCCAATTACAATTCAAATAGAATGTTTTCAACGACGAAATGCGATCAGGGCCATGCATATAAAAGAAAGGAGATCGAATGGTGTCGTGTTCAGTGATTAGGTTTATATTGGCAATCTCGTCTCAGCAATGTGCGTTTTTCGACACCCCGAATCACATTTAACTATATCGTTATTCTCCAGGTCCTGCCAGAGAAATTGGATTTCCCTTATTCGTGGGCGATGTATTTGTTATTCCACATGCACTTCGCCCAAATATTGCACACTGCATCAATATGTCTGACACTTTCATTGGCTATTTGGAGATACATCGCGATAAAGTAAGTACTGTGTTTGTCAGGATTGCGATAAATATAAACCTACAATGTGTAATTTGGACGATAAGGGACACATTTCATAATAAAGTATGACTCGGGTCCTGTTTATGGACaagattttttgtaataaattattttgagtgTCGCGATACATCAAAAGAGTTTAGTTATACTTAGGGGTTACCTACAGGGGGGCCTACAGGGGGACCTACAGGGGGACTTACATGGGGACCTACAGGGGGGCCTACAAGGGGACCTACAGGGGGACTTACATGGGGACCTACAGGGGGACCTACAGGGGGACCTACAGGGGGACATACAGGGGGACCTACAGGGGATAAAAAATCTCGGTAATGTCCCATTTTCAGCGTAAAGTTAGCCAGCTTTGATATTGAAAGAATGAATGTGAAAAATTCggataacgtttttttttgttttgcaggTATTCGGATCGAAGTCACATACTGTGCACGGAGCGGCGGTGTAGCATCGCAATACTCACGAGCTTCATATTGCCCCCGATACTGTGCACGCCAACGTTTATGGTGAGTTCACCTTTTACTAAAAGCGAACGCACATCTGAATACATATTCGGTGTACGTATCGAAAGTTAAATTTGCAAAATGAATGCACTATTTTCCATACAATGTGAATTATCATAGAATGGAATccaatttcattgtttattttcGCAGGTCTTTGACATTCATACGAAGAACGTCACGAATGCTGACGGAAATCCTGACATCGCATACCATGTCGATTCAGACTATCAGGGGACACTTTATCAAGCCAACTTTTGGGTGCATGGCGTCGTCATCAAATTGCTGCCCTGTTCAATACTCACTGTCATAAGTATATGGCTTATCAAGGCTTTATATAAAGCAAATCAGCATCAAAAAAACTTAAGGAACTATAGTGCCTGTCCGGCCGCAGAGAAAATGGTGAAGAGACAGAACAAAGCTGATAAAAGAACTGATAGGACAACTAAAATGTTATTAGCTGTCCTTCTATTGTTCCTGGTCACAGAGCTACCTCAAGGCATACTGGGACTTATGAGTGGCCTATTAGGTTGGTGTTTCTTCAAACGTTGCTACGATTTATTTGGAGAGTTAATGGATTTTCTGGCGCTACTGAATGGAgcgataaattttatattatactgcACGATGTCGCGGCAATTCCGGCAGACCTTCAGGCAGATGTTGCTGCAACCGCCATTGGCACGTTTCCTGCCGCCGACCGCCTCCCACTCCGAGTCCCACAATCAAAACACGTAAGTGTCTTTTTCTCTTTTAAAGAGCATGTTTCGTGGATTTGTTTCACTGACTGTATCGTGAAGCTTTAAATGTCCgctaatttgaaatatttgtatatgtaatttattatttatcttaaattaatCTTGATAACATTAATTATCGGTTGCGCAGTCTTTTGGAATGTAGACATGACATTGTTTTCCTCCTGCAGGTGTACGGAAAAGATTAAAAGGTAACTACAGTCCGGCCTTAATATAAATAAGGATATGTGAGTAACATTGCTTTCATTTctaatattatttcatttcatatacttttatttgtaataatatattttcatttaaagtaATGTAATGCAGATTTGATTAAACACTCTTTTTATTTCGCTTTCAAGCTCAGCGTTGATATTGTGCATAATACATTTTTCTTAAGTAACATATTCTCACAAAGTGTAAA
Proteins encoded:
- the NGR-A8 gene encoding neuropeptide receptor A8 (The RefSeq protein has 1 substitution compared to this genomic sequence), whose translation is MSNKPQSLLDIFQEIFAASGNSSDSYNETQILSMLREQTNRGGAGEEFESLLVKMMKDAKSKLNLTLKPDTCGYCEGDFRDVITVYNSIHGYVSLLVCTIGVLANSMNIAVLTRRDMAAAPINRLLKWLAVADVFVMIEYMPFVIYRHLVLPEKLDFPYSWAMYLLFHMHFAQILHTASICLTLSLAIWRYIAIKYSDRSHILCTERRCSIAILTSFILPPILCTPTFMVFDIHTKNVTNADGNPDIAYHVDSDYQGTLYQANFWVHGVVIKLLPCSILTVISIWLIKALYKANQHQKNLRNYSACPAAEKMVKRQHKADKRTDRTTKMLLAVLLLFLVTELPQGILGLMSGLLGWCFFKRCYDLFGELMDFLALLNGAINFILYCTMSRQFRQTFRQMLLQPPLARFLPPTASHSESHNQNTCTEKIKSMKTSIP
- the NGR-A8 gene encoding neuropeptide receptor A8 isoform X2, with product MSNKPQSLLDIFQEIFAASGNSSDSYNETQILSMLREQTNRGGAGEEFESLLVKMMKDAKSKLNLTLKPDTCGYCEGDFRDVITVYNSIHGYVSLLVCTIGVLANSMNIAVLTRRDMAAAPINRLLKWLAVADVFVMIEYMPFVIYRHLVLPEKLDFPYSWAMYLLFHMHFAQILHTASICLTLSLAIWRYIAIKYSDRSHILCTERRCSIAILTSFILPPILCTPTFMVFDIHTKNVTNADGNPDIAYHVDSDYQGTLYQANFWVHGVVIKLLPCSILTVISIWLIKALYKANQHQKNLRNYSACPAAEKMVKRQNKADKRTDRTTKMLLAVLLLFLVTELPQGILGLMSGLLGWCFFKRCYDLFGELMDFLALLNGAINFILYCTMSRQFRQTFRQMLLQPPLARFLPPTASHSESHNQNTMKTSIP
- the NGR-A8 gene encoding neuropeptide receptor A8 isoform X1, giving the protein MSNKPQSLLDIFQEIFAASGNSSDSYNETQILSMLREQTNRGGAGEEFESLLVKMMKDAKSKLNLTLKPDTCGYCEGDFRDVITVYNSIHGYVSLLVCTIGVLANSMNIAVLTRRDMAAAPINRLLKWLAVADVFVMIEYMPFVIYRHLVLPEKLDFPYSWAMYLLFHMHFAQILHTASICLTLSLAIWRYIAIKYSDRSHILCTERRCSIAILTSFILPPILCTPTFMVFDIHTKNVTNADGNPDIAYHVDSDYQGTLYQANFWVHGVVIKLLPCSILTVISIWLIKALYKANQHQKNLRNYSACPAAEKMVKRQNKADKRTDRTTKMLLAVLLLFLVTELPQGILGLMSGLLGWCFFKRCYDLFGELMDFLALLNGAINFILYCTMSRQFRQTFRQMLLQPPLARFLPPTASHSESHNQNTCTEKIKR